The following nucleotide sequence is from Drosophila takahashii strain IR98-3 E-12201 chromosome 3L, DtakHiC1v2, whole genome shotgun sequence.
tttgattgcgtataactttttaatgaatggtccgatttgaaaaatgtcttctacatttcgataggtataaattgcatttatacttttcggaaatctttaaagatgtgagcgcaggacacattttaaaacccttagtgggcgattgtgggcgttagagggggcgtggcgctcgtctgaaataaacttgcgctgcgtaggaggcccaagaatatgtgtggaaaatctcaaccttctagcttttgtagttcccgagatctcagcgttcatacagacggacagacggacatggctagatcgactcggctagtgaccctgatcaagaatatatatactttatagggtcggaaacgcttccttctacctgttacatacttttgcccgaatctaatatacccttttactctacgagtaacgggtataaaaatagtttctaaaatttttgagtACTTTTGGTGTGAGTTTTATTGACCTTAAAaagcacttttcaaaaaagaatatttttttgttttcgaaaTGGCAGTACCAACACACAGACCTGAAACCAAAAGGCACATGtctatattgaaattaatatgttttatcaatatgttatttattttacatacgCTTTAATAGTTATGATGACTTGGTAAATCCAGAATTTTCTAGGAATTTAATTAGAATAtgctaacaaacaaaaatgtgaACCAAATTAAGACAGGTAAACCTATTTGGCTCCGTCCTGGTTGGTGGCTCCCGAAATAAAGACCAACAGAACCACAGGAACGATGTACAtccactaaaaataaaaaaagtgggGAGTTAGGACAAGGGATTTTAGTGGACTTTTTACACTTACGTATTTGGCGAAGAAACCCCGGTTATCGCGAACTTCGCCGCGCTCCCTGGCCTCGCGTTCCCGCTCCACTTTCTGAATGAAGCCAGCAGTATCCGGTACGGGAGCCAATTCAGCATGGCGGATCAAAACGTCGGTGCTAAATTGCGATTCAACCAGCTTACTTACGTCTTCCTGGGTGCACTCAACGGTGGCGGGAGCTGTGTCCTGGGAGACAGTGATGCCGGTAACGTATCCGGAGGGATCAAGGGACACCCAAAGCACGTCATTGAGTTGCGCTTGCAGCAGGCGACAGGCCTTGTTGGAAGTGATGAACTGCGCCTTGGCTCCATTTGAGTATACCACCGTGGCCTTTAAGCGGTAAAACTCATTTTGCAAAGCGAGTTTCTTaaacagaaaataataaaccaaaacacaaattacaattttactaaattattACTTTGCAAAAGTAAGACccatatttttccttaaagGTTACTACCAGTATCTTCATACtttaatatatacataatataaatggaacgttccatatcaacccggccaccccttttttttgtatgtggacagtaccacattgattgcaaagccctttgcttccaatattttaacctatacctattttgtcaatgttaccactctttcgcaaAAAGCCCCAAAATGTAtgggattttatgccactggtttcaaagtgggatctctcttgagtAATTAGATATTAactttttgagaaaaatataatggtatttttgcagactggccctttggacgaaatcctacttttagggtcgttttctcgtccgtttgttaaatttaaagtaggcttaaaaccttgaaatccaAAGGAAAATCATTGTTTTAAcccaactttaaatttaagaaacggacgagaaaacaccccttagactttaaaaacgctatccCTTGGTCTCCGGTctaataaaatccatttattctACTTTTAGGGCCGCTCTTCcgtagggttaaaaccttgaaatcctAAGGGTAATCAttgttttaaccctactttaaatttaacaaacggacgagaaaacagCCCTAATAGTAggataaatggattttattagactttatttagactttaaaaacgctatcgcttggtctacggtctaataaaatccatttttttctcgtaatcgcCCATGGAAAGTCCGATTTTTCTACCTTTGAACCATGCCAATTTTGTCTTCCGTTCAatggataaaaatgattttatccGAATATACGgagaaagagtggtaacattgacaaaataggtatgaggtaaaatattggaagcacGGGGCTTTGctatcaatgtggtactgtccacatacaataaaaacaagaaaggaagctaccttcggccagccgaagcttataaagtaatgctcactcggtgcagttccagagattccagatacagcgtttctatttatttaaattttgtttttaagtagtcaagaatcaaaacggacatagctagattgactcggctattggtgctgatcaagaatatatattctttatgtggtcggaaacgtctctttcactgcgttgcaaatctgactgaaattataataccctctacaagggtataaaaagggggTGGACGGGTTGttatggaacgtcccatatataTTCAAACAACCTTAATGACATATTGAGGATGGTATaccctaaaaaattagtttcAGAGTGGAATGGGCAGAAGGCCGGCCCCTTTCTGACCGGCTGTTTCCGTGTGCGGACTACCCAAAAAACCAATTACCTTCAGCATGTCCAGCTCGGCATTGCTCAAAGCTGGTTGCTCGACATTGGCCAACCCGGAGTTTAGGCTGGGAATGGTCACGTTTCCACGAAAGGAAAAACTATCCGAGTTGGCTAGCGAGTGCAGGAGCTCCACCGTAATCCAGCTGTCATGCTCCAAGAATCCCTAAACATAAGAGGCAGCATTGAGTGGTCTGTTCAACAGTAAAGATTCTTACTTACCCAACTGCTGGCCACGACTCCCAGCAAAAAACACAGAGCAAATTCCGCCTTTAAATTCATGTTTCCCGAAAAAATtgtcaacttttttttaatttgtcaatTTATGAGGAGGTTGCACGAGTGTGACCGTGTAACGTAAATATACCAAGTCTTGGAGAAAATATACTAAATGGTAAAAATACATCTAGTTGGGGGTACTCCATTTTCCCTGAGTAAAGCCTATTACTCACATCAAATCTATTCGTCAGATATGAGAGGCCAATAGGTGGCGCTTttcgaagtttttttttaccgcGGTACTTAGATTgacgaaaaaatattcatattctAAGGCAAAACTGTAACGGTAAATTCAAGCAAAGATATTTATTACTATTAATATGTCTCAAAGTCTTCCTTCTGTTTGCTTGATCTCAGCACCGGggcttaaatttttatattttatttgcactcacttcaattttttatttattgcattaATAAACTTTGTGGTTTTTACTCTCATTATGTTGGGACTTAGTAGGCCAGTAGaagatttataaatatggCTATACAGCAATAACTGCTGAtctaaaaaatcccaaccATAATGGGGGCACACACGATTAAGCCCTGACACCTGttaaggtaaataaaaaactgaaaaaatatcTTCAACTACATGATCTTTTATAGTTGACGATGAGGGATCAGTAAAATACGGTATACCTTTCAATACATGATGTAATGGAGTATTCATAAATATGTTGACACGgtttagttattaatatttaaccctctaaagaaaattgtatttttaagttgtttataaatatattaaattcagtcatcaaaaatgttaaaccaAGTAAAATTtcgttaaaaatttaactgtCACagattaaaaagttaaaaaatgtttttgtaccTTTTCTTAACGTCCTTTATACCGCCCAGTCCATACATATTGGGCTATAAgtgttaaaatcaaataaaaagcgaAATGGGATAGTAGCTTTTGTAAGGTTTTAAACGAGGCCGAATTGAAATTCGAGAAAACAAATCTTCAAGCTTCAATGACTTTCGacttgtttaaaaaatgttaagctACCACCCCACAGACTTTGTGCTCATTAAGTCAACAGTTCGAAAAGAAGTCTCACCAGCGATGGTTTTGTCGAACAGGAGTAATAAGCTAAATTTATGGTTGTCACTCTCAGAAAGTGAaaactaaaatgtttaatttatttaaattaacaaaaaatataagttcctttttctttaacgttgtaataaaaataatacatttatgGATTAAATGacaacaaattcaaattagaaGTCCTctgaaaattccaatttttaaaTCTTCGGAAATTTCATACCATCACAAACTGTTTTTGAGTTGTGAACAATGGAAACACACAAATGTTCGTTGTAGTTCAGGTCTCGAAg
It contains:
- the EMC10 gene encoding ER membrane protein complex subunit 10, whose amino-acid sequence is MNLKAEFALCFLLGVVASSWGFLEHDSWITVELLHSLANSDSFSFRGNVTIPSLNSGLANVEQPALSNAELDMLKKLALQNEFYRLKATVVYSNGAKAQFITSNKACRLLQAQLNDVLWVSLDPSGYVTGITVSQDTAPATVECTQEDVSKLVESQFSTDVLIRHAELAPVPDTAGFIQKVEREREARERGEVRDNRGFFAKYWMYIVPVVLLVFISGATNQDGAK